The DNA segment GGGGATGCATTCGGTGCACCTGAGTGTTTTAGAATTAGCTATGCTACTAGCGATGAAAATATAATAAAAGCGATGAATAGAATAAAAGAGGTTTTAATGAAATTAAAATAAGGTCTTAAAAATTTCTGCAAAATATAAAACACAAAAAGAAATAATTAGGGGTTAAAAGTAGTTAATTAATATGGTAGTCCATCATAAATTACTATTTTTGCCACAATTATCGACGGGTGTAGTCTGCAACACATTGCATCAAACCCCGAATTTAATACAAAATAAACTTACAATTTACAAATAACTAAAAATTTAAAAAATTAAAATTATGGGAACTACAAAAACAGCAAGTCCTAAGAAAAAAAGTCAGGGCTTCTCAGGTATCAGAGCAGCATTTTGGATCATCGTAGTATGTTTCATCATTGCAGTTTGTTTCTTCAAATACTTCCTTGGAAGTGGAGAGCATTTCGTCAATGGAGATAATACAGGTGCCGTCCTTAATAGCAATATCTGGGGAACAATCTACAAAGGTGGTGTTGTCGTACCAGTTATTCACACTCTGCTACTAACAGTTATTGCTTTATCAATAGAGCGTTTCCTTGCTCTTCGTACAGCATTTGGAAAAGGTTCATTAACAAAGTTTGTTGCAAACATCAAGACAGCCATCAGCGCTAAAGATTTTGACAAAGCACAGCAGCTTTGTGACAAACAAAGAGGTTCTGTTGCAAACGTTGTACAAGCATCTCTTAACGCTTACAAAGAAATGGAAGCAACTTCTGGTATAAAGAAAGGTCAGAAAGTAGCTAAGATTCAGCAAGCTCATGAAGAAGCAACTCAGTTAGAAATGCCTACTCTTCAGATGAACTTGCCTATTGTAGCAACAATCGTAACACTAGGTACACTTACTGGACTTCTCGGTACTGTAACTGGTATGATCCGTTCATTCGCAGCTTTGGCAGCTGGTGGTGGTGGCGACTCACTCGCTTTGTCTACTGGTATTTCTGAGGCCTTGATCAACACCGCATTCGGTATCGCAACATCTTGGTGTGCTGTTATTTCTTATAACTACTTCACAAACAAGATTGATAAGTTGACATACGCCCTCGATGAGGTCGGTTACTCTATCGCTCAGACATACGAAGCCAATCACGCAGAAGAAGCTTAATTTCTACTAACCCTTTTAAATTTTATCACTATGGGTAAAGTAAAAATTAAGAAAAACGACGTCTGGATCGATATGACCCCTATGAGTGACGTGATGGTCCTCTTGCTGACGTTCTTCATGTTGACTTCAACGTTCGTGAAGAATGAACCAGTAAAGGTTATCACACCTGGCTCTGTATCGGAAATAAAGGTTCCAGAAAAAGATGTGCTGAATATACTTGTTGCGAAAGACGGCAAGATATTCATGAGTATGGACAACCAACTAAGTTTGGAGTCTGTACTAAGCAGCATGACCGACCAGTATGGTTTGTCACTAAATGCTGAGCAGACAAAAAAATTTGTAAAGGATCCTATGTTTGGAGTTCCAATGGATAAATTAGGCGATTATCTTAATCTGAATCCATCTAAGATGGCTGATGAGATCAAGAACCAAGGTATACCTACAGACAGCATAGACAAAAAAGCAAGCGAGTTCCAAAATTGGATAAAAGCAGCTACAAATGATAACGATAAACTTAAGATCGCTATCAAAGCAGATGCCAATACTCCATACAAGTTTGTTAAGAAAGTAATGTCTGAATTACAGGATATGAATCAAAACCGTTATTATCTGATTACTTCATATAAAAAGACGGAGGACTAAAGAATGGCGAAACAGAAAAAAAGTAAACAAAAGAAGATAAATGTCCGTGTAGACTTTACGCCTATGGTGGACATGATGATGTTGCTTATTACATTTTTCATGCTCTGTACGTCTTTGAGTAAGCCTCAGACAATGGAGTTGACAATGCCTAGTAACGATAAGAACATCCAGCAACAGGACCAGACTGCGACCAAAGCTTCTCAGACTATAACTATCTATGTATGTGGAGACAACAAAGTCTTCCACGTAGACGGTTTGCCTAATTATAATGATCCTAAATGTATGAAAGAAACCACATGGGGATCAAAGGGCATACGTAAAGTGTTGATTAATCACGTAATAGAAGATGGATCTACACCTGTACAAGCAATAATGGAAGCTAAAGCTAAACTAGATGCTAAAAAGCTTAAGGAGCCTAAAAAATATACCGATCAAGTATATAATGATGAGCTCACTAAGATAAAAGCTGGTGATGTAGACGGAGAGAAAATCCCTGTTATGACTATCATCATCAAAGCGACAGACAATGCTTCTTACAAGAATATGGTCGACGCACTCGATGAAATGCAGATTTGTAGTATTGGTAAATATGTGATTGACAAAATCAATCCTGACGACATGAAGTTACTCAAGTTGAAAGGTGTAAAGTAATCAATACGAAGACAATTAATTATTAAAAGGAAAGACAATGTCAAAAATTGATTTAACATCAGATGCATGGTGCGACTTGATATTCACAGGAAGAAACCAAACCTATGGGGCATACAAGCTCCGTAAAGGTACTTCTAAGCGTAATATTATGTCTATCATTATCATGCTACTAGCTGCTGCACTCATAGCCTCTTTTATTGGAATCAAATCTATCGTTGACGCAAAACAACAAGTTGCACTAAATGCAGCGATGAATGCTTCTGTAATCAACAACAAAAAAGTCGAGGTTAAGAAAAAAGCCCCAATTAAAGTTGAAGAACAAAAACCAGTTGAAAAAGTAAAAAGTTCTGTTAAATTCACAGCTCCTATCATCAAGAAGGATAGTGAAGTTAAACCTGAAGATGAGTTGAAAACTCAAGATCAGTTGATGAACAACACAAAAGCAATTGGTGGATTCGATGTAAAAGGTAATGACGATGCTGGTGGCGAAGTCCTTAAAGCAAAGGAAATAATTGCACAACCTGAACCTCCTAAAGAGGAAGAAAACAAAGTATTCGATGTAGTAGAACAGATGCCTGCTTTCCCTGGTGGAAATGGAGCGCTGATGTCTTTCTTAAGCAAGAACATCAAATACCCAGTTGTGGCTGAAGAAAATGGTGTACAAGGACGTGTAATCGTTACTTTCGTAGTTGAGAGAGACGGTTCTATTACAGATGTGCGTGTAGCAAAATCTGTAGACCCTTCACTAGATAAAGAAGCACAGCGTGTCGTAAAAAGCATGCCTAACTGGATTCCTGGTAAACAGAATGGTTCAGCAGTACGTGTAAAATACACAGTACCTGTAACATTTAGATTGCAATAAAATGAACAAGAACATATTCTACGCTATTGTAGGATTAATACTATCCTCCGTGCTTTTCTCTTCATGTAATGAGAAACACAAAGGTGGAAGAACTGATACATATTCATCAGGAGCGATTAAATTCGCTTCTGATGAAAGTTTTGGTTCAATAATTGATGAAGAAAAACAAATTTTTGAAAGTGTATATCCAAGTGCAAAGGTCAATCCAATATATACAAATGAAGTGGACGGAATAAACATGTTATTGCACAACAAAGTTTGCTTGGTTATTACATCAAGAAATCTCACTAAAGCGGAATATGCGAACTTTCAAGCGAGACAATTTCAACCTAGAGCAATACCAATTGCCTATGACGGTTTTGCCTTGATCGTCAACAAGAGTAATGTAGATACTTGCATTACAGTTGACAACATAAGAAAAATACTTAGTGGACAAGCTAACAAATGGAAACAAATTAATTCTAAATCCAAATTAGGAGACATTGAAGTAGTTTTTAGTAATGGGAAATCAAGCACTGTTAGATATGCAGTTGATTCTATATTACATGGAAAGCCAATTAATAGTCCTAATATATTCGCAACGAATAAGACATCCGAAGTTATTGAGTATGTACAAAAAACTCCTAACGCAATCGGAATAATAGGTTCGAACTGGCTAAATGAAAAAGGCGATAGTACGAACGTAACATTCAACAAGAAAATAAGAGTAATGTCTGTTAGTAGAATGGCAAAAGCTACACCATACAACAGCTGGAAACCATATCAGGCATATTTATATAATGGAAATTATCCTTTGATAAGAACAATATATGCATTACTTAATGATCCTATAAACGGTTTACCATGGGGTTTTGCACACTTTATGGAATCACCTAAAGGTCAAATGATAATATTTAAATCCGGAATGCTTCCTGTACAAGGGAATATTACAATTAGAGACGTAAACGTTAACGAATAAAATGTCTAACCATTAATATTAAGACAATTATGAAAGCAATAAAATATCTTTTAATTGGAGCAGCGATTGTAGGATTCAGCGCTACTTCTATAGCTCAAAATGATAGCAAAGCGACTATTGAGTCAATTACCAAAGTTATCAAAAACAAAAGTGGTGATGTAGACGACCAAGTAAAGAGTGTATACAAAAACAACAAAAAGAACGCAGAAGTTCTTGTAGGTATTGGTAGAGCTTACTTGGATGTTAAAGATACTGCAAAAGCTAAGAACTTCGCAGATCTTGCCATTAAGGCTGACAAAAAATATGCGCCTGGGTACATTCTACATGGTGACATTGAAGTCATAAAAGACGATGGTGGAGCAGCAGCAGGATGGTATCAACAAGCCATATATTTTGATCCCAAGAATCCAGATGGATACTTTAAGTATGCAAGTATTTATAGAGGAAGAAGTCCGGAAGAAGCTGTTTCTAAATTAGAGGATTTGCGTATTCAGCGCCCAGACATTGCGGTTGATGCAATGGCTGCCCGTATATATTACTCTTCTAATAAATTTGATAAAGCAATAGAAAGCTATTCTAAAGTAGACATGAATAGGTTGGACAATACCGACATCACTAATTATGCTATGGCTGCTTACCTAAAACAGGACTTCAAAAAAAGTTTAGAGATAGCTACATTTGGTATACAAAAATCTCCAAGAGAAGCAGCATTCAACAGATTAGCATTTTTTAATAGCACCGACCTAAAGGATTACGAAAATGCATTAAAATATGCTGATGCATTATTCAACAAATCAGATAGTGCAAAATTCTCATATTTGGACTATACTTATTACGGACATGCTCTCATGGGGGCAAAACAATATGACAACGCAATAGCCCAATTTAAAAAAGCTTTAGCTGAAAACATTGACCGTAAAGAAATTATCGCAGATGTAAAGAAGCAGATTTCATCAGCCTACGAAGCAAGTGGTGATTATAGTAATGCCATTTTGTTCTACAAAGATTATCTAAACAGTATTGAAAAAGAAACTGCAAGTGATTTAGCAGGCTTAGGAACGCTATATAATGAGCAAGCTGATAAATTGACCGGAGCTGCTAAGACAGAAGCATACAAGAGCGCAGATGCAATATATGGTGATCTTGCAGACAAATTCCCTAATGCTGTTGAGTTCGCTGATTTCATGAGAGCAAGAGTTAACTCATATATGGATCCTGATACAAGACTAGGTCTGGCAAAGCCTTATTATGAAAAGTTGGCAGACCTCATCTCTGCAAAAACAGAGAAAGACAATGCAGATAACGCTAGACTTGTAGAATGTTACAGATACCTAGGCTACTATAATTACTTGAAGAAAGACAATGCAACAGCAAATTTATACTGGCGTAAGATTCTCAACATTGATCCTAATAACGAAACTGCAAAACAAGCTTTAGGAATCAAATAAAAATAATAAGCGAAACATAAAAAATGGATATAGAGTTTTCTTTATATCCATTTTTTTAATAAAAAAGGCGACTTAAAAGTCGCCATTTATATTTAATAAATAATCTTCAATTATTTCGGAAGACTAATTGCCTCTGAAGGACAAACATCTGCACAAGTTCCACACTCTGTACACATATCCGGATTAATTGAATATTTTTCTCCCTCAGAAATAGCTCCTGATGGACATTCGTCAATACATGTACCGCAAGCGATACAATCATCACCAATTACGTAAGCCATAATAATTAAATGTTTTTTGTTAATAATGTTTTGTACTTAGTTTTATGTACGATGCAAAGTTACATTAATATTTCTAAATACCTATAATTAGGTATATATTTTTTAATATTTTAAGTTTTGTCAAAATTAGAAAGATACAATAAGAAATCAAGTATAACGTTATAAGTATTATGAAAAGAAAAGTATTATGCTTAACTCTAATAATGTTCCTACTAGCATTAAGAATAAATGCACAAGAAAGGCTAGTAGAGAATATACCTTACGCAGACTTGAAGACATTCCATTTTGGGGTAGTAATCGGTACGCACGTACAAGACACACAATTTAAA comes from the Xylanibacter oryzae DSM 17970 genome and includes:
- a CDS encoding 4Fe-4S binding protein, yielding MAYVIGDDCIACGTCIDECPSGAISEGEKYSINPDMCTECGTCADVCPSEAISLPK
- a CDS encoding ExbD/TolR family protein; amino-acid sequence: MGKVKIKKNDVWIDMTPMSDVMVLLLTFFMLTSTFVKNEPVKVITPGSVSEIKVPEKDVLNILVAKDGKIFMSMDNQLSLESVLSSMTDQYGLSLNAEQTKKFVKDPMFGVPMDKLGDYLNLNPSKMADEIKNQGIPTDSIDKKASEFQNWIKAATNDNDKLKIAIKADANTPYKFVKKVMSELQDMNQNRYYLITSYKKTED
- a CDS encoding tetratricopeptide repeat protein; amino-acid sequence: MKAIKYLLIGAAIVGFSATSIAQNDSKATIESITKVIKNKSGDVDDQVKSVYKNNKKNAEVLVGIGRAYLDVKDTAKAKNFADLAIKADKKYAPGYILHGDIEVIKDDGGAAAGWYQQAIYFDPKNPDGYFKYASIYRGRSPEEAVSKLEDLRIQRPDIAVDAMAARIYYSSNKFDKAIESYSKVDMNRLDNTDITNYAMAAYLKQDFKKSLEIATFGIQKSPREAAFNRLAFFNSTDLKDYENALKYADALFNKSDSAKFSYLDYTYYGHALMGAKQYDNAIAQFKKALAENIDRKEIIADVKKQISSAYEASGDYSNAILFYKDYLNSIEKETASDLAGLGTLYNEQADKLTGAAKTEAYKSADAIYGDLADKFPNAVEFADFMRARVNSYMDPDTRLGLAKPYYEKLADLISAKTEKDNADNARLVECYRYLGYYNYLKKDNATANLYWRKILNIDPNNETAKQALGIK
- a CDS encoding energy transducer TonB — translated: MSKIDLTSDAWCDLIFTGRNQTYGAYKLRKGTSKRNIMSIIIMLLAAALIASFIGIKSIVDAKQQVALNAAMNASVINNKKVEVKKKAPIKVEEQKPVEKVKSSVKFTAPIIKKDSEVKPEDELKTQDQLMNNTKAIGGFDVKGNDDAGGEVLKAKEIIAQPEPPKEEENKVFDVVEQMPAFPGGNGALMSFLSKNIKYPVVAEENGVQGRVIVTFVVERDGSITDVRVAKSVDPSLDKEAQRVVKSMPNWIPGKQNGSAVRVKYTVPVTFRLQ
- a CDS encoding MotA/TolQ/ExbB proton channel family protein — its product is MGTTKTASPKKKSQGFSGIRAAFWIIVVCFIIAVCFFKYFLGSGEHFVNGDNTGAVLNSNIWGTIYKGGVVVPVIHTLLLTVIALSIERFLALRTAFGKGSLTKFVANIKTAISAKDFDKAQQLCDKQRGSVANVVQASLNAYKEMEATSGIKKGQKVAKIQQAHEEATQLEMPTLQMNLPIVATIVTLGTLTGLLGTVTGMIRSFAALAAGGGGDSLALSTGISEALINTAFGIATSWCAVISYNYFTNKIDKLTYALDEVGYSIAQTYEANHAEEA
- a CDS encoding PstS family phosphate ABC transporter substrate-binding protein, translated to MNKNIFYAIVGLILSSVLFSSCNEKHKGGRTDTYSSGAIKFASDESFGSIIDEEKQIFESVYPSAKVNPIYTNEVDGINMLLHNKVCLVITSRNLTKAEYANFQARQFQPRAIPIAYDGFALIVNKSNVDTCITVDNIRKILSGQANKWKQINSKSKLGDIEVVFSNGKSSTVRYAVDSILHGKPINSPNIFATNKTSEVIEYVQKTPNAIGIIGSNWLNEKGDSTNVTFNKKIRVMSVSRMAKATPYNSWKPYQAYLYNGNYPLIRTIYALLNDPINGLPWGFAHFMESPKGQMIIFKSGMLPVQGNITIRDVNVNE
- a CDS encoding ExbD/TolR family protein, producing the protein MAKQKKSKQKKINVRVDFTPMVDMMMLLITFFMLCTSLSKPQTMELTMPSNDKNIQQQDQTATKASQTITIYVCGDNKVFHVDGLPNYNDPKCMKETTWGSKGIRKVLINHVIEDGSTPVQAIMEAKAKLDAKKLKEPKKYTDQVYNDELTKIKAGDVDGEKIPVMTIIIKATDNASYKNMVDALDEMQICSIGKYVIDKINPDDMKLLKLKGVK